One genomic window of Nerophis lumbriciformis linkage group LG29, RoL_Nlum_v2.1, whole genome shotgun sequence includes the following:
- the stx11a gene encoding syntaxin-11a, translated as MKDRLSELLNIASKPPDVDLVLRDSPKEAVEDFQGEEAMAAIHREAQAARKEMLLLKMDVKRLGKQGTRFLTSVRRFSSIKRDSNALGRAIKSRGEAIYARLERLKAAGEDLAREHGPSSTLARMARCQHASLTAAFHHAMSDYNRAEMELRENCKTRIQRQAEIVGKEVSCQQIEEMMETGKWSVFSDNLLCEGRGARSALSEIESRRRELMELEGRIRGVRELFLQMALLVEEQGCQVDNVEANVARASDYVAQASHQVRKAVRYKKANPCRKLFCCCCCPCCN; from the coding sequence ATGAAGGACCGACTGAGTGAGCTCCTCAACATCGCCTCCAAGCCTCCAGACGTGGACTTGGTCCTCAGAGACAGCCCGAAGGAGGCGGTGGAAGACTTCCAGGGCGAGGAGGCCATGGCGGCCATCCACAGGGAGGCTCAGGCGGCGAGGAAGGAGATGCTGCTGCTCAAGATGGACGTGAAGCGTCTGGGGAAACAGGGCACCAGGTTCCTGACGTCAGTGAGGAGGTTCAGCAGCATCAAGCGCGACTCCAACGCTCTGGGGCGCGCCATCAAGTCCCGAGGCGAGGCCATCTACGCCCGCCTGGAGAGGCTGAAGGCCGCGGGCGAAGATCTGGCCCGGGAACACGGCCCCTCCTCCACCCTGGCCCGCATGGCGCGCTGCCAACACGCCTCCCTGACCGCCGCCTTCCACCACGCCATGTCGGACTACAACCGCGCCGAGATGGAGCTGCGGGAGAACTGCAAGACGCGCATCCAGAGGCAGGCGGAGATCGTGGGCAAGGAGGTGAGCTGCCAGCAGATCGAGGAGATGATGGAGACGGGCAAGTGGAGCGTCTTCTCCGACAACCTGCTCTGCGAGGGCCGCGGCGCCCGCTCCGCCCTCAGCGAGATCGAGAGCCGGCGCCGGGAGCTGATGGAGCTGGAGGGACGCATCCGGGGCGTGCGCGAGCTCTTCCTGCAGATGGCGCTGCTGGTGGAGGAGCAGGGCTGCCAGGTGGACAACGTGGAGGCCAACGTGGCCCGCGCCTCGGACTACGTGGCCCAGGCCTCGCATCAGGTCAGGAAGGCCGTCAGGTACAAGAAGGCCAACCCCTGCAGGAAActcttctgctgctgctgctgtcctTGCTGCAATTGA